The DNA region CAGTCGGACGTGCTGATCGACTCGCCGGTCCCCGAACAAGCGGGCGCCTGGATTGGCCGGAGCGCCGCCGACGCGCCGGACGTCGACTGCGTGACCTACGTCTCCGGCGAGGGCCTGGCGCCGGGCCAGCTCGTCCGCTGCGAAAACGTCGCCCGCAGCGACTACGATCTTGCGGCCGTAGCGATCGCCCCGCCCCGCTGACAGTTTTCACCACGAACGACACGAAGAAATACGAAGACGCACCACGACGACAATACCTATCTCGTCTTCCTTTGTGCTCCGTCGTGCCCTTGGTGGTTAGCTTTCTTTTGAGTAGCGATTTGATCTGGAACGTCCCCAACACGCTCACACTCGGCCGGGTGGCCCTGGCGGTGGGGTGTTTTGCCGCGTTGTCGTTGCACGGCTATCTGATTGCGCTGGTGCTGTTCGTCGTCGCCTCGGTCACCGACTTTGTCGACGGCTGGTGGGCGCGGCGGTTTGACCAGAAGACCCGCTTCGGGCGGATCGCCGACCCCTTTGCCGACAAGCTGCTAGTTTGCGGCGTGCTGATCTACTTGGCCGCGGAGGCGGGATCGCAGATCGCCCCCTGGATGGCGGTGGCGATCGTGGCCCGCGAATTGTTGGTGACGATGCTGCGGAGCGAGGTCGAGGTCTCTGGCGGCGACTTCTCGGCCCGCCTGGCCGGCAAACTGAAGATGGTGCTGCAGTGCGCGGCGTGCCTGATGAGCCTGTGGCTGCTGCACGCCGGGCAATCGGCGGCGTCGTCGCCGGCGTGGCTCCCCGACGCGACCTACTGGACCGCGGCTGCGACCGTCGTGCTGACCCTTTACTCCGGCTGGGGCTACGTGGCGCTCGCGGCGGGGATGCTCACCGCTGACAGGGAGGCGGCGTGATGCTGGCCCAAGAAGCCCAAGACCTGTTTCTTACGTGGGCCGACCTGGCGATCCTGCCGGTCAGCCTGCTCGCGCTCTCGCTCGTGTGGCTGCAGTACCAAGCGGGCGTGTTGGCGCCTTGGGCGCCGCGTCGGAGCGTTCCTTGGGGGGCGCTGGCGATGACGCCGGCGGTCTTCTTGGTGGTGAACGTGCTGACCCCTGCGCCCGCGAACCCCTCGCCAGAGACAGACATCCCGTTCGTGTCGCTCGCGATCGCCGATTCGGTGTTCAAGCTCTCGATCGTGGCGGTGATCGTGGCGGTGATGATCCGCAGCGGCACTACGTGGCGAGACCTGGGGGTCCCCGAGAGCTGGGCGGTGGCATACGCCGACGCGAAGCTGGGCGTCCTGACGACGCTCGCCTGCCTCGGGCCCATCGTGCTGATCCAGGCCGCGATGGTGTGGGGCCTGCAGTTCCCCTACGAGCACCCGACGCTCGAAGCGTTGGCGGACGTCGCCGACCCCGGCGTCTTGGCCGCCGTGACCCTCTCGGCGGTGCTCACCGCGCCGCTATTCGAAGAGCTGATCTTCCGCGTGTTGTTCCAGGGAGCGATCGAACGCCTCGAATGGGTCTGGCTGGTGGTCCGCCGCCGGCGGCTGGAGAGCGGCAAGGGCGCGGAGGACGAGATCGACGAAGAGATGGGCGCCGAGGCGCTCGAAGAGGCCCGCGGCGAGATCGACTCCCAACCGAACGAAGCCACGTTCGGCGGGATGGCGTTCGGCTGGCCGAGCGTGCTGGCCAGCAGCGCCGCGTTTGCGCTGGTCCACCTGGGCCAGGGCCCCGCGCCCATCGCTCTGTTCTTCTTCGCGGGTGTGCTAGGCTGGCTCTACCTCCGCACCCACCGCATCACGCCGGGGCTGTTCGCCCACATGGCGTTGAATCTGACGGTGGTGGCGGGCACGGCGATGGGGGCTTGGTTGGGGGGGTGAACGGGTTGCGCTTCGGCTGTCTTGATTGACTGCCATCTGTTCTTGCACGACAATCGGGTGTATCCCACCTACCTCAGCTAGTGATCTCGAGGGGTAACCCAGTGCATAACGAATTCACCGCGATCGTCGAACAAGACGGAGAGTGGTTTCTGGCCTATTCCCCTGAGGTGCCCGGCGCCAACGGCCAGGGAAAGTCGCGTGACGAAGCTCTGGCAAGCCTGCGTGACGCCATCGCGTTGGTTTTAGACGATCGCCGCGAGGATGGCCTACGAGGTGTGCCCGACGACGCCGACCGTACGGTCGTGGCCGTGGGATGAAGCGTTCCACCCTATTGCGTCACTTGCGCCGCCACGGCTGCTACTTGAAACGTGAGGGGCGATCGCACTCCCTATGGATCAATCCGGCCAACGGCGGCGTTGAAGCGGCGCCCAGCCGTGAGATTTCGGACACCCTTCTACGCAAGATTCGTCGCGGATAGCGCGGCCACAGGCCGATGCGAACACGGTAAGGCAGCCTGCCACCACCGCCGCCAGCCCGCTTGGCTCCGGCACGGTGTTCGGTCCGCTGAGGATGATGTAGGCCGTGTCAATCTGGGCGATGATCGGGGTTTCCACCACATAGGCGAGGGTCGTCGCATCCCAGGAGTTACCGATCCTTGCGGGGAACAAGGTGGCAGAACTTGGGAACACAGAAAGAAATACCTGGAAGGAGACCGGTGGATATCCGTCGGGATTGGGAAGTGGCGTAGTCGTTGGAAAAAACGGCTCGGGGAAGACTTCATCAATGCGAAAGGCCCCCAACGTCTCAGCGCCGTAGTTAAATTCTCTCTGAAAACTAGGGTTGGCGCTGACCGCCGGAATCAGCTCAAAACTATCGCTTTCTAGTTGGACCCCATCGCCGCGCGCCCAGCCCGCGGTAGCACAGCCTTCCACAACCAGCCTTGCCTCAGCCACGCGAGAGAAACCAAATGGCGTATCAATCTGCATCCCGCGGCTGAACACCGTCAAAGCGGTGCTCGCCCAGTAGCTGAGGCAGCTCGAAGCGGATCGAGCCGGCGCTGGCCACAGCGTTCGCAAACAGCAGGACTAGGGTGGCTAGGGTTCTCATCGGATCAAATGCCTTTGTAATCATGCCGGCACAAACTATCCTACTTCATAAGGCCGATCCTCTGCGAGTTTGTCACGCTGTACTTCTCTTGCGTCGTTGCCAAAATGAAGGTTGCAGAAATCCTGGATCGTCTTGACCAGGATGGCTGGCGCCTGGTCGCTTACCGAGGCAGCCACCGCCAATTCAAGCACCCCACGAAGACCGGGCGCGTAACTGTTCCGGGCAAACGCAACGACGACCTGCCTCCCGGGACGCTCAATAGCATCCTCAAACAAGCCGGACTCAAGCGATGAAACGCTACGCGATTGTCATCGAGAAGGCCCCAAACAATTTTGCGGCCTACGTGCCGGACCTGCCAGGCTGCGTGGCAACCGGGGCGACCTTCGAAGAGACCGAGCGCGAGGTCCGCGAAGCGATCGAGTTCCACCTAGAGGGGCTGCGAGAGGACGGACTGCCGATCCCAGAACCGGTGACGCGAGTCGACTACTCAGAAGTCCCGGGCTGATCGTGGGGCGCCATCACATTTCGCGGCTACGCGGCCCGGGTGATCGATTCACCGGCACGCGGCGACGCGAACGCCCCCACCCGCTTCCCGTCCCAGGCGTGTGTGGCGACGCTGTCGAGGATCTGTTCGGCTACCGCGAGCGCGTCGCGGGCCGCGACGCCGCTTACGCGCGGCGGGTCGCCGGTGGTGATCGCGCGGGCGAAGTCTTTCAGCTCCTCGCCGATGGCGTTCACCGCGGGCCACTCGTGCTCGCTCTTCACCAGCAGCGTGTCGAACAGGTTTTCGCGGTAGTGTTCTACCTGAGCGGCGTCGAGTCCGGGGACGCTGAACTGGCGGGCCAGCACGTCGGGCCGCGGGTGGAGGGTGGTCGCTTTGCGGGTCTGGAAGTCGATGGCCGCGAACGCGCGGTCGGAGAAGACCTGCATCGTCCGCTGCTGCTGGTAGCTGACGCGCGAGGCCGTGAGGTGCGCGACGCAGCCGTTGGCGAACCGCAGGCGGGCGTCCACCATGTCTTCGTGGCCCCCCAGCACGCTGAGGCCCATGGCCTGGACCTCGACCACGGGCGACGCGGCCAGGCTGATCGCCAGGTCGATGTCGTGGATCATCACGTCCAACACCACCCCGATGTCGGTCGAGCGGAACGTGTAGCCGCTGGTGCGCGTGGCCTGGATGAACTTGGGGCTGCTGACCTCGCCCCGGACCGCCTCGAACGCGGGGTTGAACCGCTCGACGTGGCCGACCTGCAGCGTCAGCCCCTTGGCTTCGGCCAGCTCGACTAGTTCGTTTGCTTGCTCACAGGTCGGGGTGACCGGCTTTTCGACCAGCGCGTGGACGCCGGCTTCGAGCAGCCGGCTGGCGACCTCGAAGTGCGACACGGTCGGCGTGGCGATCACCGCCGCGTCGACGCGGCCGATGAGCGACCGGTAGTCGGCGACCGGCTCGACGCCGATCTCCGCGGCCAGCTTCTCGCGAGAGGCTTGGAACGGATCGCACACGGCGACCACTTCCAAGGCCTCGAGTTCTGCTGCTTGGCGGGCGTGGAAGGTCCCTAGTCGGCCTGCGCCGACAATAGCGATGCGGATCGGTGTCATGCTGCGCGTTTTGCCTCCCGGCCGCGACCGTGGCGGCCGTCGTTTTGGACTTCGATGAACTGGATGAGCGAACGCAACTGCGGGCAGTCCGCGCCGGCGGCGCCCAGCGTTTCGCGGGCGGCGTTCAGGCCGACCTTCGAGCGGTAGAGCAGGCGGTGGGCTTCGGCCAGGGTGTCGATCACCTCGGGGGTGAAGCCGTTGCGTTTCAGGGCCACGATGTTGATGCAGCGCGGCCGGGCGGGGATCCCTTCGGCCAGCATGAACGGGGGGACGTCGTGCAGCACGCGGCTGAGCCCGCCGGTGAAGCTGTAGCTGCCGATGGTGGAGTAGTGGTGCACGGCCACGCCGCCCGAGATGGACGCGCGGTCGTGCACGTGCACGTGGCCGCCCAGCATCGTGCCGTTGGCGATGATGATGTGGTCGCCCAGCTTGCAGTCGTGGGCGACGTGCACGCCGGCCATCAGAAAGTTGTTGCTGCCGACGCGGGTGACGCCGTCCTCTTTCTCGCTGGCGCGATTGACGGTCACCCCTTCGCGGATGATGTTCGAATCGCCGATCTCTACCCGGGTGTCGGTCCCCTGGTAGCTGATGTCTTGCGGCTCGCCCCCGATCACGCAGTTGGGGTAGAGCAGGTTGTCCTTGCCGAGCTTCACGCAGCCCATGAGCGTGACGTTGTTCAGCAGCCGGGTGCCGGCGCCGATGGAGACGTCGGGGCCGATCACGCAGAAGGGGCCGATCTCGACCTCTTCGGCGATCTTTGCCCGGGGGTCAACCCAGGCGGTGGTGGCGATACTGGCGGCCATGGCCTAGTTCCTTGCAGCTTTGGCAAAGTTGACTTGTAGATTGATGCGTTCATCGCCCGAGCGGGAAGCGAGAGTCGCCCGAGGTCGAGCCGCAGCCTATTGCAGCCGCGCCCGACGGCAGCTCGGCGGGCTTTCGTCCGCCGCTCGGGAGAATCCTGTTCCGTGGCGCCTTCTCAGGCCGAACGGCGGATGCGTTCTTGGCAGTAGGCGTTGCTCAAGGCACTGGCGAGCTCGCCGTTGAGCAGGTGGCCGCTGCGGAACGCCACGACGTGGGCCGCGATCGGGCGGCCGACCAAGGCCAGGTCGCCCAGCACGTCGAGCACCTTGTGGCGGACACACTCGTCCGGCCAACGCAGCTCGTTCTCGATCGGGCCGTCGGCGTCGAAGATCAGCAGTTCCTGGGGCGACACGTGCCCCGCCAGGCCCTGGGCGCGGAGCGCCTCGGCTTCCGACTTGAGGACAAAGGTGCGGGCGGCGCACAGCTCGGAGCGGAAGGTGCCCGGCGTGGCGTTCAGCACAAACCACTGCGTGCCGATGGGAGAGCCGGAGCCGTAGTCGAGGTGGTACTCGATGGAGAGGCCGCCGCCGATCGACGGACGCATCTCGATCCACTGATCGCCGCCGCCGCAACGGAACGGGCGGTCGACGTAGATCGGGTGGGTGAAGGCGGGCTGCTCGGTGTAACCCGCGCGGTCGAGCGCGGCCACGAACTCGGTGGCCGAACCGTCGCAGCCGGGCATCTCTGCGGCGTCGACGCCGATCTCGCAGTTGTCGACCCCCACGCCGTAGAGCGCGGCGAGCACGTGCTCAACCATCTCTACCTCGGCGGGGCCAACGGCCAGCACGGTGCGTCGGCTGGCGGGCTTGGCCGTGGCGACGTCAACCTGCACGCGGGGTTTGCCCGGCAGGTCGTCGCGGACAAAGGCCAGGCCGGTCCCCGGGTCGGCGGGCCGGAACTCGACCCGCACGCGGGCGCCGGACCAGTAGCCCCGGCCGCGGACGGCGACGGGGCGGGAAATCGTACGTTGTGGGCGCGACGAGATCATCGCTGCAAACTCCCAAGCTGGGGTGACGTCCGTAGCGGACAGAAGGGCAGAACCAGTCGTGTCGCGGGGGGCGGCGGCCCGCCTTTGCAGGGCGGGCCGCTGGGCCACGAGCGGACTACTGAAGCGGCTGGCCGGGGCGGGCGGCGGCCTGCTGCTGCTGATTGAGCATCGCCAGGATGTCTGGCGTGATGTCGATCTGGTTCTGGAAGTGGACGTCCTTGTTGATCGACGCGATGATCTCGTCGCGACGGTTCGGGTCCGGCTCTTCGCCGATGAACCGCATCACCAGGGCGATGTTCTTCTGTTTGGCGTAGAAAGTGATCGCGCTTGTGACGCGCTGGTAGGTGTCGTAGTACACCTTCGCCTCACGCTCCAAGATCTCACGACGCTGCTTGTTCACGTCGAGCTGGAAGTCGGCCTTGGCCTTGGCCAAGTTCTCGTCCTGCTGCTTGTACTCGGGCGAGCCGATGTTGAGCGTCTGCATGGCCTGCTCGGCCTTTGCGATCTCGGTCCGCTTGGCGTTGAGGGTGTCGTTCACCCCCACCATCTCCGACTGGATCGCCTTCATCTGCGCTTCGAAGCGCGCGTCCTTCTTGAAGATGTAGTTGATGTCCACCACGGCGATGCCGTACTTGGTGGCGTTGGCGCCCGCGGGGTTTTGGGCGGAAACAAACGGGGCTGCGCTAAGCAGCGTGGCGGCGGTCGCCAGCGAGAGCAGGGTCTTCACGTCAGCACTCCTTGCCTGGGTCGGGGGTCATCCATGACCGGGGGTCAAACGGGGAGAGGGCCGCGCGGCGACGGGGCCGGCGTCCCAGAATCCAATCGCGGGCGGCATTCTGGCGAGGACCGCCCAGCGCGTAAAGAGCAGATTGCAAGAAGTTTGCGACCCCGCAAGCAACGCCCTCAACCGAGCAGCCCAGTAGCCCGTCGGCTATTGCGTGGTTTGCTATTACTTGTCGACTTCTTGAAACTCGGGGCGCTCTGCGGCCGCGATCTCGTCCACCAGCCCCACCGCTAGCGCCGCGACGCGGACAATCCCCTCGATGTTCAGCAGCGGAAAATCGTCGTCGGGTCGGTGGTACTCGTCGTGAAACCCCGTGAACAAATGCAGCACCGGCACACGCTGGCGGGCGAAGCTGGCGTGGTCGCTCGGGCCCAGCGCGTCTGGGATCTTCGCGATATCGAGCCCCACACGCGTGTTCGCGGCGTCGATCCAGCCGTCGAACTGCCGGGCCGACGCCGTGCCGTTAACGATCAGCTTGTTGTCCCGCAGCCGGCCCACCATGTCGAAGTTGAGCATGGCGACCGTGCGTTCGAGCGGAACCGGAGGGTCGGCCACGTAGTCGGCGCTCCCCAACAACCCCCGTTCTTCGCCGGCAAACGCGGCAAACACGATCGTCCGCGGCGGGGGCTGCGGACGCTCGGCGAGCGTGCGGGCGACCTCCAGCAGGGCCGCGATCCCCGAGGCGTTGTCGTCCGCGCCGTTGTGGATCGCCCGGCTGCCGGGGGCCTTCGACCCCTGCCCCCCCAGGCCGACGTGGTCGTAGTGGGCGCCCACCACGATGACCTCGTCGGCGTGCGGGCCGGCCCCCCGGAGGCGCCCCAGCACGTTGGCGGCCCGCGACGTTTCTCGGTCGATGGCGACGCGGCCGGCGATTCTGCTGCCCGGCAGCTCGAAGCTCAGCGGGCGCCCGGTCGCGTCGATCA from Pirellulimonas nuda includes:
- a CDS encoding type II toxin-antitoxin system HicA family toxin; amino-acid sequence: MKVAEILDRLDQDGWRLVAYRGSHRQFKHPTKTGRVTVPGKRNDDLPPGTLNSILKQAGLKR
- a CDS encoding type II toxin-antitoxin system HicB family antitoxin, which translates into the protein MKRYAIVIEKAPNNFAAYVPDLPGCVATGATFEETEREVREAIEFHLEGLREDGLPIPEPVTRVDYSEVPG
- a CDS encoding OmpH family outer membrane protein, which gives rise to MKTLLSLATAATLLSAAPFVSAQNPAGANATKYGIAVVDINYIFKKDARFEAQMKAIQSEMVGVNDTLNAKRTEIAKAEQAMQTLNIGSPEYKQQDENLAKAKADFQLDVNKQRREILEREAKVYYDTYQRVTSAITFYAKQKNIALVMRFIGEEPDPNRRDEIIASINKDVHFQNQIDITPDILAMLNQQQQAAARPGQPLQ
- a CDS encoding Gfo/Idh/MocA family protein yields the protein MTPIRIAIVGAGRLGTFHARQAAELEALEVVAVCDPFQASREKLAAEIGVEPVADYRSLIGRVDAAVIATPTVSHFEVASRLLEAGVHALVEKPVTPTCEQANELVELAEAKGLTLQVGHVERFNPAFEAVRGEVSSPKFIQATRTSGYTFRSTDIGVVLDVMIHDIDLAISLAASPVVEVQAMGLSVLGGHEDMVDARLRFANGCVAHLTASRVSYQQQRTMQVFSDRAFAAIDFQTRKATTLHPRPDVLARQFSVPGLDAAQVEHYRENLFDTLLVKSEHEWPAVNAIGEELKDFARAITTGDPPRVSGVAARDALAVAEQILDSVATHAWDGKRVGAFASPRAGESITRAA
- a CDS encoding CPBP family intramembrane glutamic endopeptidase, which produces MLAQEAQDLFLTWADLAILPVSLLALSLVWLQYQAGVLAPWAPRRSVPWGALAMTPAVFLVVNVLTPAPANPSPETDIPFVSLAIADSVFKLSIVAVIVAVMIRSGTTWRDLGVPESWAVAYADAKLGVLTTLACLGPIVLIQAAMVWGLQFPYEHPTLEALADVADPGVLAAVTLSAVLTAPLFEELIFRVLFQGAIERLEWVWLVVRRRRLESGKGAEDEIDEEMGAEALEEARGEIDSQPNEATFGGMAFGWPSVLASSAAFALVHLGQGPAPIALFFFAGVLGWLYLRTHRITPGLFAHMALNLTVVAGTAMGAWLGG
- the lpxA gene encoding acyl-ACP--UDP-N-acetylglucosamine O-acyltransferase is translated as MAASIATTAWVDPRAKIAEEVEIGPFCVIGPDVSIGAGTRLLNNVTLMGCVKLGKDNLLYPNCVIGGEPQDISYQGTDTRVEIGDSNIIREGVTVNRASEKEDGVTRVGSNNFLMAGVHVAHDCKLGDHIIIANGTMLGGHVHVHDRASISGGVAVHHYSTIGSYSFTGGLSRVLHDVPPFMLAEGIPARPRCINIVALKRNGFTPEVIDTLAEAHRLLYRSKVGLNAARETLGAAGADCPQLRSLIQFIEVQNDGRHGRGREAKRAA
- the pgsA gene encoding CDP-diacylglycerol--glycerol-3-phosphate 3-phosphatidyltransferase, translating into MIWNVPNTLTLGRVALAVGCFAALSLHGYLIALVLFVVASVTDFVDGWWARRFDQKTRFGRIADPFADKLLVCGVLIYLAAEAGSQIAPWMAVAIVARELLVTMLRSEVEVSGGDFSARLAGKLKMVLQCAACLMSLWLLHAGQSAASSPAWLPDATYWTAAATVVLTLYSGWGYVALAAGMLTADREAA
- a CDS encoding type II toxin-antitoxin system HicB family antitoxin gives rise to the protein MHNEFTAIVEQDGEWFLAYSPEVPGANGQGKSRDEALASLRDAIALVLDDRREDGLRGVPDDADRTVVAVG
- the lpxC gene encoding UDP-3-O-acyl-N-acetylglucosamine deacetylase produces the protein MISSRPQRTISRPVAVRGRGYWSGARVRVEFRPADPGTGLAFVRDDLPGKPRVQVDVATAKPASRRTVLAVGPAEVEMVEHVLAALYGVGVDNCEIGVDAAEMPGCDGSATEFVAALDRAGYTEQPAFTHPIYVDRPFRCGGGDQWIEMRPSIGGGLSIEYHLDYGSGSPIGTQWFVLNATPGTFRSELCAARTFVLKSEAEALRAQGLAGHVSPQELLIFDADGPIENELRWPDECVRHKVLDVLGDLALVGRPIAAHVVAFRSGHLLNGELASALSNAYCQERIRRSA